A single Lolium perenne isolate Kyuss_39 chromosome 6, Kyuss_2.0, whole genome shotgun sequence DNA region contains:
- the LOC127334395 gene encoding cryptochrome-1 yields MSASTSTLSGGAVEAAMRTVVWFRRDLRVEDNPALAAAARTAGEVVPAYVWAPEEDGPYYPGRVSRWWLSQSLKHLDASLRRLGASRLVTRRSTDTVDALLELVRSTGATHLFFNHLYDPLSLVRDHRVKEVLAAEGITVQSFNSDLLYEPWEVLDDHGCPFTMFTPFWNKCLCMVDPAAPTLPPKRINSGDLSRCPSDDLIFEDESERGSNALLARAWSPGWQNADKAFAAFINGPLIDYSVNRKKADSANTSLLSPYLHFGELSVRKVFHQVRMKQIMWSNESNRDGEEGCSLFLRSIGLREYSRYLAFNHPCSHEKPLLSHLRFFPWVVNEVYFKVWRQGRTGYPLVDAGMRELWATGWLHDRIRVVVSSFFVKVLQLPWRWGMKYFWDTLLDADLESDALGWQYISGSLPDGRELDRIDNPQFEGYKFDPYGEYVRRWLPELARLPTEWIHHPWDAPESVLQAAGIELGSNYPLPIVELDEAKSRLQDALLEMWELEAASRAEMENGMEEGLGESSDVPPIAFPQELQHMEVDRELFHAPIPTPATAGRRRADQMVPSMTSSFVRAETELSADFGNSEVSRQEVPSQVRFQPQMEIREEVANDSTAARNNGIQHQQYNNQNTLHSVRAGIAPSTSEASSSWTGREGGVVPVWSPPAASGHSDSYTADEAEISSRSYLDRHPQSHRLMNWSQLSQSS; encoded by the exons ATGTCAGCGTCGACGTCCACGCTGAGCGGCGGTGCCGTGGAGGCGGCGATGCGGACGGTTGTGTGGTTCAGGAGAGACCTGCGCGTGGAGGATAATCCAGCCCTGGCGGCAGCGGCGCGGACGGCCGGGGAGGTGGTGCCGGCGTATGTGTGGGCGCCAGAGGAGGACGGGCCCTACTACCCCGGCAGGGTGTCCCGGTGGTGGCTCAGCCAGAGCCTCAAGCACCTGGACGCCTCGCTACGCCGgctcggcgccagccggctggtcACCCGGCGCTCCACCGACACCGTCGACGCGCTGCTCGAGCTCGTCCGCAGCACCGGCGCCACCCATCTCTTCTTCAACCACCTCTACG ACCCGCTGTCGCTGGTCAGGGACCACCGGGTGAAGGAGGTGCTGGCGGCAGAGGGCATCACCGTGCAGTCCTTCAACTCCGACCTGCTATACGAGCCATGGGAGGTCCTCGACGACCACGGTTGCCCCTTCACCATGTTCACGCCCTTCTGGAACAAGTGCCTCTGCATGGTCGACCCCGCTGCGCCCACGCTGCCACCCAAGAGAATCAATTCAG GTGACTTGTCGAGGTGCCCGTCGGACGACCTGATCTTTGAAGACGAGTCAGAGAGAGGGAGCAATGCGCTGCTTGCACGAGCGTGGTCGCCGGGATGGCAGAATGCCGACAAGGCGTTCGCGGCCTTCATTAACGGCCCGCTGATCGACTACTCCGTGAACCGCAAGAAGGCGGACAGTGCAAACACCTCCCTGCTCTCCCCTTATTTGCACTTCGGCGAGCTGAGCGTCCGCAAAGTCTTCCACCAGGTCAGGATGAAGCAGATAATGTGGAGCAACGAGAGCAACCGTGACGGCGAGGAGGGCTGCAGCCTTTTTCTCCGGTCCATCGGCCTGCGTGAGTACTCCAGGTACCTCGCCTTCAACCATCCATGCAGCCACGAGAAGCCCCTCTTGTCTCACCTCAGGTTCTTCCCCTGGGTGGTCAATGAGGTCTACTTCAAGGTCTGGAGGCAGGGTAGGACTGGCTACCCTCTTGTGGATGCCGGCATGAGGGAGCTCTGGGCGACTGGGTGGCTGCATGACCGGATACGTGTCGTCGTCTCAAGCTTCTTCGTCAAGGTCCTTCAGCTGCCATGGCGCTGGGGGATGAAGTACTTCTGGGACACCTTGCTAGATGCCGACCTTGAGAGCGATGCGTTGGGCTGGCAGTACATTTCCGGGTCTCTGCCTGATGGCCGTGAGCTGGACCGCATTGACAACCCACAG TTTGAAGGCTACAAATTCGACCCATATGGGGAGTACGTCCGACGATGGCTGCCGGAGTTGGCTAGGCTGCCGACGGAATGGATACACCACCCCTGGGACGCCCCCGAGTCTGTGCTGCAGGCTGCAGGAATTGAGCTAGGCTCGAATTACCCGCTCCCCATTGTTGAGCTAGATGAAGCCAAGTCTAGGTTACAGGATGCCTTGTTAGAGATGTGGGAGCTTGAGGCCGCCTCTCGTGCTGAGATGGAGAATGGAATGGAGGAAGGCTTGGGAGAGTCCTCAGACGTGCCACCGATTGCTTTCCCCCAAGAATTGCAGCATATGGAAGTGGACCGAGAGCTGTTCCATGCTCCTATCCCCACACCAGCGACAGCCGGACGGAGACGAGCAGATCAGATGGTGCCTAGCATGACCTCTTCCTTTGTCAGAGCTGAAACAGAGCTTTCAGCGGATTTTGGGAACAGCGAGGTGAGTAGGCAGGAGGTGCCATCGCAGGTGCGCTTCCAGCCTCAGATGGAAATCAGGGAAGAAGTTGCCAATGATAGCACTGCTGCCAGAAACAACGGCATCCAGCACCAGCAGTATAACAATCAGAATACCCTACACAGTGTGCGAGCTGGCATAGCACCATCCACGTCAGAGGCATCAAGCAGCTGGACTGGGAGAGAAGGCGGAGTAGTACCAGTCTGGTCACCTCCGGCTGCCTCAGGCCATTCAGATTCTTACACTGCCGATGAAGCTGAGATTTCCAGTAGGAGTTATTTAGACAGGCACCCACAGTCACATAGATTAATGAACTGGAGTCAGCTCTCCCAGTCATCTTGA
- the LOC127334396 gene encoding UDP-N-acetylglucosamine transporter ROCK1: MGSASKPSPSAAAAPSRRKVALCLALLTLQYGAQPLISKRCVGREVIVTSLVLAIEVLKVICAVILLLAEGSLKKQFSNWSLVGSLTASGLPAAIYALQNSLLQISYKNLDSLTFSILNQTKLLFTAFFTYLILGQKQSPKQILALTLLISAAVLLSIGESSRKGVSGGSSDYVLLYGIIPVTVASVLSGLASSLCQWASQVKKHTSYMMTIEMSFIGSMCLLASTCQSPDGEALRKYGFFHEWTLWTVIPVLMNALGGILVGLVTSYAGGVKKGFVIVSALLVTALLQFIFDGKPPSVYCLVALPLVMASIFIYQKYPYVDRKKKD; this comes from the exons ATGGGTTCGGCTTCTAAGCCATCTCCGTCGGCGGCGGCCGCGCCTAGCCGGCGCAAGGTAGCGCTCTGCCTGGCGCTCCTCACCCTGCAGTACGGCGCGCAGCCCCTAATCTCCAAGCGCTGCGTCGG GCGAGAAGTTATAGTAACTTCATTGGTTCTTGCAATTGAAGTATTAAAG GTTATATGTGCTGTCATTTTATTACTGGCAGAGGGCAGTCTGAAGAAGCAGTTCAGTAATTGGAGTCTTGTCGGATCGCTGACTGCGTCAGGACTTCCTGCTGCAATCTATGCACTTCAGAATAGCCTGTTGCAGATATCATACAAGAATTTAGATTCCCTGACCTTTTCAATCCTTAATCAGACCAAGCTATTATTCACAGCATTCTTCACGTATCTTATTTTGGG GCAAAAACAATCGCCCAAACAAATTTTAGCATTAACCCTCTTAATCAGCGCGGCTGTCCTTTTAAGCATTGGGGAGAGTAGCAGGAAAGGTGTAAGTGGTGGTAGCTCTGATTATGTCTTACTCTATGGAATCATTCCTGTGACGGTCGCATCAGTGTTGTCTGGTTTGGCCTCTTCCTTGTGTCAGTGGGCATCTCAG GTGAAAAAGCATACGTCCTATATGATGACTATCGAGATGTCATTTATTGGGAGTATGTGCTTGTTAGCAAGTACCTGTCAGTCACCAGACGGAGAAGCCCTGAGAAAATATGGGTTTTTCCATGAATGGACTTTGTGGACAGTG ATACCAGTGTTAATGAATGCTTTGGGTGGAATCCTTGTGGGTCTTGTCACATCTTATGCAGGAGGTGTTAAAAAG GGTTTTGTGATTGTCTCAGCTCTCCTCGTAACTGCATTACTACAGTTTATATTTGATGGGAAGCCGCCATCAGTCTACTGCCTGGTGGCATTACCACTTGTCATGGCAAGCATATTCATTTACCAGAAGTATCCATATGTTGATAGAAAGAAGAAAGACTGA